The sequence GGTGGCGCCTGGCGCTGCTGTGCTGGGGGACGAGACGGCGCTTGATGGGCTGCAGGCCATCGCACAGGCGCTTGCGACAAAGCCGCAGGATGCTGCGCTCCTCCCGGTCGCACGTCGGGCCGCACGCGATGCTCTCGACGCCTTACGCGAGACGCCCAACCCCATAGGCCGCGCCTGCATGTTAGACGACAAGGCCATCGGCCTAGATGACCTCGGCGTAGTCGCCTTGCAGCGCATGGTGGACGCTGTCTGATCGGTCAGTACACGCAGGTTTCAAAAGTACGACTTTTTAATCCCGCTTCGCCCCCCGGAGAGCGTCCGCTCAGTAGCGCGCCTGATCACGTGAA comes from Variovorax sp. J2L1-78 and encodes:
- a CDS encoding DAK2 domain-containing protein; the encoded protein is MLVAPGAAVLGDETALDGLQAIAQALATKPQDAALLPVARRAARDALDALRETPNPIGRACMLDDKAIGLDDLGVVALQRMVDAV